Proteins encoded together in one Mycobacterium sp. MS1601 window:
- a CDS encoding TetR/AcrR family transcriptional regulator, giving the protein MSVGPLSRRRRAPRGSGELLRDEILDAATELLLTAGHARDVSMREVARRAGVTSPSIYLHFADKDTLLDAVCARYFEKFDQEMQRAAAEQTSTLEILRAQGLAYVRLATQTPELYRIATMGEGRPGSSVDETLVIAAFGHIRDSVQQLMDEGIYAQEDPTVAALELWTAAHGVVALLIAKPYLPFGDVDAFADRVFGAVCAGRIVAGIVGPDSTPTQTVNWLFGRS; this is encoded by the coding sequence ATGAGTGTCGGTCCGCTGAGCAGACGGCGCCGCGCCCCGCGCGGGTCCGGAGAATTGCTGCGCGACGAGATCCTCGACGCCGCCACCGAACTGCTGTTGACGGCGGGCCACGCACGCGACGTGTCCATGCGCGAGGTCGCCAGGCGCGCCGGCGTGACGTCACCGTCGATCTATCTGCACTTCGCCGACAAGGACACGCTGCTGGACGCGGTGTGTGCCCGTTACTTCGAGAAGTTCGACCAGGAGATGCAGCGCGCTGCCGCCGAGCAGACCAGCACGCTGGAGATCCTGCGCGCTCAAGGCCTGGCCTATGTCCGGCTGGCGACCCAGACCCCGGAGCTGTACCGCATCGCCACCATGGGTGAGGGCCGACCGGGCAGCTCGGTCGACGAAACCCTGGTCATTGCGGCCTTCGGGCACATCCGCGACTCGGTGCAGCAGCTGATGGACGAGGGCATCTACGCCCAGGAAGATCCCACGGTGGCGGCACTGGAGCTGTGGACGGCCGCCCACGGCGTGGTCGCGCTGCTGATCGCGAAGCCGTATCTACCCTTCGGTGATGTCGACGCGTTCGCTGACCGGGTGTTCGGTGCCGTCTGTGCGGGACGAATCGTCGCGGGCATCGTCGGCCCCGATTCGACGCCCACACAGACGGTGAACTGGTTGTTCGGGCGCTCATGA
- a CDS encoding class I SAM-dependent methyltransferase gives MNHPFFAWLWTMLSAHEPKETTALRRENLAGLSGRVLEVGAGTGTNFALYPPTVAEVVAIEPEPRLAAVARTAPASVPVQVRELTIEGWADPEPFDAVVCSLVLCSVDSPEDVLQQLFSLLRPGGELRYFEHVAVDGARGVLQRVADATVWPRLLGNCHTHRHTEAVIRGVGFAVQSSRRESALPAWVPLPVSDFALGRARRP, from the coding sequence ATGAATCATCCCTTCTTCGCGTGGCTGTGGACCATGCTGTCGGCGCACGAGCCCAAAGAGACCACCGCGCTGCGGCGCGAGAACCTCGCCGGGTTGAGCGGCCGGGTACTCGAGGTGGGCGCGGGCACCGGCACCAACTTCGCGCTGTACCCGCCGACCGTCGCAGAAGTGGTGGCCATCGAGCCCGAGCCACGACTGGCGGCGGTGGCCAGGACCGCTCCGGCATCGGTGCCGGTACAGGTGCGTGAGCTGACCATCGAGGGGTGGGCGGATCCCGAACCGTTCGACGCGGTGGTGTGCTCTCTGGTGCTGTGCTCCGTCGATTCGCCCGAAGACGTTCTACAGCAGTTGTTTTCGTTGCTCCGCCCAGGCGGGGAGCTGCGCTACTTCGAGCATGTCGCCGTCGACGGTGCCCGGGGCGTTCTGCAGCGTGTCGCCGACGCGACGGTGTGGCCGCGGCTGCTCGGCAACTGCCACACCCACCGGCACACCGAGGCGGTCATCCGCGGCGTGGGTTTCGCCGTACAGAGCTCCCGGCGCGAATCCGCTCTGCCGGCCTGGGTGCCCTTGCCGGTGTCAGATTTCGCCCTGGGACGAGCGCGCCGCCCGTAA
- a CDS encoding NAD-dependent deacylase — MRITVLSGAGISAESGVPTFRDDKNGLWAKFDPYELSSTQGWEEHPERVWAWYLWRHHLVKQVEPNDGHRAVAQWQHLAGVENVTVVTQNVDNLHERAGSLPVHHLHGNLFEFRCDSCNASYTGPLQDVPEPVLELTPPTCGCGGRIRPNIVWFGEGLPDGPWNAAVEAAAGADIVVVVGTSAVVYPAAGLPEYALARGAVVVEVNPEETPLSSSATVTIRESASTALPTLLHRLPGLLRAARSSQGEI, encoded by the coding sequence GTGCGCATTACAGTGCTCAGCGGCGCGGGCATCTCCGCCGAGAGCGGGGTCCCGACGTTCCGCGATGACAAGAACGGCCTGTGGGCCAAGTTCGACCCGTACGAACTGTCCTCCACCCAGGGCTGGGAGGAGCATCCCGAGCGGGTCTGGGCGTGGTACCTGTGGCGCCACCACCTGGTCAAACAGGTCGAACCGAACGACGGTCACCGGGCGGTGGCGCAGTGGCAGCACCTCGCCGGGGTGGAGAACGTCACCGTGGTGACCCAGAACGTCGACAATCTGCATGAGCGGGCCGGCAGCCTGCCGGTGCACCACCTGCATGGCAATCTGTTCGAATTCCGTTGCGACAGCTGCAATGCCAGTTACACCGGCCCCCTGCAGGACGTGCCGGAACCGGTGTTGGAGCTGACGCCGCCCACGTGCGGCTGCGGTGGGCGTATCCGCCCGAACATCGTCTGGTTCGGCGAGGGCCTGCCCGACGGACCCTGGAACGCCGCCGTCGAGGCTGCCGCCGGCGCCGACATCGTGGTGGTGGTCGGCACTTCCGCGGTGGTCTATCCCGCGGCCGGGTTGCCCGAGTACGCTCTGGCCCGCGGCGCAGTGGTGGTGGAGGTCAACCCCGAGGAGACGCCGCTGTCGAGCAGTGCCACGGTCACCATCCGGGAAAGCGCGAGCACTGCGCTGCCCACGCTGTTGCACCGCCTACCCGGGCTGTTACGGGCGGCGCGCTCGTCCCAGGGCGAAATCTGA
- a CDS encoding GntR family transcriptional regulator produces MELGEWLRVDQRAAKPLFDQLRTQMIEGIRDGRLPPGTRLPTVRELAGQLGLAVNTVARAYRELETAGIVETRGRFGSFVARADPADAAMAAAAHTYVQTARTLGLDKSAALRYLDLAFE; encoded by the coding sequence GTGGAGTTGGGGGAATGGCTGCGCGTTGATCAACGGGCGGCAAAACCGTTGTTCGACCAATTGCGAACACAGATGATCGAAGGGATCCGAGACGGCCGACTGCCGCCCGGTACCAGGCTGCCCACGGTGCGCGAACTCGCCGGGCAACTCGGGCTGGCGGTCAACACGGTCGCCCGGGCCTACCGGGAGCTGGAGACCGCGGGCATTGTCGAAACACGAGGCCGCTTCGGCAGTTTCGTGGCTCGGGCAGATCCGGCCGATGCGGCCATGGCGGCGGCTGCACACACCTACGTGCAGACGGCCCGCACGCTGGGCCTCGACAAGTCGGCGGCCTTGAGGTACCTGGACCTCGCGTTCGAGTAG
- a CDS encoding class I SAM-dependent methyltransferase, producing MDETTRHKAELTGVSETALLTLAVRAGEARRPDALIDDPVAVRLVDAIDFDFAKFGQTNRQDMAIRAKAFDQATLDYLNSHPGATVVALAEGLQTSFWRLDAALPDARFRWLTVDFPPVVEIRERLLPTSPRITTLAQSALDFSWMDAVDPSEGVFITAEGLLMYLQPDEALGLITECARRFPGGRMAFDLAPPWFAGLASKGRLRPSRRYAMPAMPFARTVGQLAELQSSIPGITAVHDMPTPKGRGLVMNAVITTIFNNRAFDRIRPSFTLLEFG from the coding sequence ATGGACGAGACCACCAGGCACAAGGCCGAACTGACCGGCGTCTCCGAGACCGCCCTGCTCACGCTGGCCGTCCGCGCGGGCGAAGCGCGCCGACCCGACGCGCTGATCGACGATCCCGTCGCGGTGCGGCTGGTGGACGCCATCGACTTCGACTTCGCCAAGTTCGGACAGACCAACCGCCAGGACATGGCCATCCGGGCCAAAGCATTCGACCAAGCCACCCTGGACTACCTGAACAGCCATCCCGGTGCCACCGTGGTGGCACTGGCCGAGGGTCTGCAGACCAGCTTCTGGCGTCTGGACGCTGCCCTGCCCGACGCTCGATTCCGTTGGCTGACAGTCGATTTTCCGCCCGTCGTGGAGATCCGCGAACGCCTCCTGCCGACGTCGCCGCGAATCACCACCTTGGCGCAGTCCGCACTGGACTTCAGCTGGATGGACGCCGTGGACCCCAGCGAGGGTGTGTTCATCACCGCCGAGGGCCTGCTGATGTACCTGCAGCCCGACGAGGCACTGGGGTTGATCACCGAATGTGCCCGACGGTTTCCCGGCGGCCGGATGGCGTTCGACCTGGCGCCACCGTGGTTCGCCGGTCTGGCAAGCAAGGGACGGCTGCGGCCCTCGCGGCGTTATGCCATGCCGGCGATGCCCTTCGCCAGAACTGTCGGGCAGTTGGCCGAATTGCAGAGTTCCATCCCTGGGATCACCGCGGTGCACGACATGCCGACGCCGAAGGGGCGCGGTCTGGTGATGAACGCTGTGATCACAACGATCTTCAACAATCGCGCCTTCGACCGGATCCGTCCGTCGTTCACGCTGCTGGAATTCGGCTAG
- a CDS encoding class I SAM-dependent methyltransferase: protein MTVIDGNTLGGVSATTLWTLHNRASEAKRPDGVLRDPWAVTLYDTIAYDYLKFGKANQSHGLRAVAFDAVATDYLLEHPKASVVALAEGLQTSFWRLDDDALLDEVTWYSVDLPPVMDLRARLLPEDKRIVALAQSALDHSWMDRIDPADGVLITAEGLLMYLDPADVHTLISACAQRFPGGTLVFDSIPHWFSRKTLKGFALSDRYQAPPMPFAITADEALALAESVSGVRSARDVPYPSGRGEFAVFAWPPLDRVGLFRRNRPSMTALEFG, encoded by the coding sequence GTGACAGTCATCGACGGCAACACTCTGGGCGGGGTCTCAGCGACCACACTGTGGACTCTGCACAATCGGGCCAGCGAGGCCAAACGCCCCGACGGCGTCCTGCGCGATCCGTGGGCGGTCACCCTCTACGACACCATCGCCTACGACTATCTCAAGTTCGGCAAGGCCAACCAGTCACACGGACTGCGAGCGGTGGCGTTCGACGCCGTGGCCACCGACTACCTGCTCGAGCACCCGAAAGCCTCGGTGGTGGCACTCGCCGAGGGGCTGCAGACCAGCTTCTGGCGCCTGGACGACGACGCGTTGCTCGACGAGGTCACCTGGTACTCGGTGGATCTGCCGCCGGTGATGGACCTGCGTGCCCGGCTGCTGCCCGAGGACAAACGCATCGTGGCGCTGGCGCAGTCTGCGCTTGACCACAGCTGGATGGACCGCATCGATCCGGCCGACGGGGTGTTGATCACCGCCGAAGGGCTGCTGATGTATCTGGACCCGGCCGACGTGCACACCCTCATCAGTGCCTGCGCGCAGCGGTTTCCCGGCGGCACGTTGGTGTTCGATTCGATCCCGCACTGGTTCAGCCGCAAGACGCTGAAGGGTTTTGCGCTCTCCGACCGCTACCAGGCTCCGCCGATGCCGTTCGCCATCACCGCCGACGAGGCGCTCGCGCTGGCGGAGTCCGTTTCCGGGGTCCGCTCGGCCCGTGACGTGCCCTACCCCTCGGGTCGCGGCGAATTCGCGGTGTTCGCCTGGCCGCCGCTGGACAGGGTGGGCCTGTTCCGGCGCAACCGGCCGAGCATGACGGCGCTGGAGTTCGGCTGA
- a CDS encoding PPOX class F420-dependent oxidoreductase, whose product MARQVFDDKLLALISGNSLGVLATIKRDGRPQLSNVSYFFDARAVALQVSVTEPRAKTRNLRRDPRASILVSSDDGWSYAVAEGDAELTPPAADPHDDTVEALVALYRNIAGEHPDWDEYREAMVTDRRVVLTLPIAHLYGMPPGMR is encoded by the coding sequence ATGGCCCGACAGGTGTTCGACGACAAGCTGCTCGCCCTGATCAGCGGCAACTCGCTGGGGGTGCTGGCGACCATCAAACGTGACGGGCGACCGCAGCTGTCCAACGTGTCGTACTTCTTCGATGCCAGGGCAGTGGCGCTACAGGTGTCTGTCACCGAACCGCGGGCCAAGACCCGCAATCTGCGCCGTGATCCCCGGGCATCCATTCTGGTGAGTTCCGACGACGGATGGTCCTACGCCGTCGCCGAAGGGGACGCCGAGTTGACCCCGCCCGCCGCCGATCCACACGACGACACCGTGGAAGCGTTGGTCGCGCTGTACCGCAACATCGCCGGCGAGCATCCCGACTGGGACGAGTACCGCGAGGCCATGGTCACCGACCGGCGCGTGGTTCTGACGCTGCCGATCGCCCACCTGTACGGCATGCCGCCCGGAATGCGCTGA
- a CDS encoding DUF5302 domain-containing protein yields the protein MADETPEDDNKRKFREALERKKAKTASRTEHRDGGAKQSKQHGPVENRREFRRKSG from the coding sequence ATGGCCGACGAGACTCCCGAAGACGACAACAAGCGCAAATTCCGGGAGGCGCTCGAGCGCAAGAAGGCGAAGACGGCCTCGCGCACCGAGCACCGCGACGGCGGCGCTAAGCAGTCCAAGCAGCACGGTCCGGTCGAGAACCGCCGTGAGTTCCGTCGTAAGAGCGGCTGA
- a CDS encoding acyltransferase family protein, which yields MTFPTPVEVAAQTPSDRDRAIDVLRIGALVTVVVGHTVMATSMIRDDVFLWGNLLTTSTSLQALTWIFQIMPLFFFAGAAATVNSWQPGTPWGAWLMRRCQRLFRPVFAYLAFWAVTLAVLVHLLPVHVYEPIAGISIQLLWFLGAYVLMLAAMPMLYRITSTWRLAAAVTLVYLLVMTVDAVRLHMPGLAVLGYLNMTAWLIPGMFGVAYRRGLVDGRGAAKLGMAVLAVNIALVLGPYELSLVGIEGQRLTNMAPPSLLMAGHATMLCAFAIAAAPAINRWAQRPRVWWCVAIGNSGAMTLYLWHMPALLLMHLGFNLSGLYRYPGQPNLLLLSVIALIVMAALVAGAFLALRPLENNPLPFWDAPVSTRNSASTGLLLCLAGAALLVSVKWGLKGDGLYCVAVMLTALASARVLSRSYDGTHGGSRPDRAAWTA from the coding sequence ATGACATTCCCGACGCCTGTCGAGGTCGCCGCGCAGACACCATCGGATCGCGACCGTGCCATCGACGTCCTGCGCATCGGCGCACTTGTCACCGTGGTGGTGGGCCACACGGTGATGGCCACCAGCATGATCCGCGACGACGTGTTCCTGTGGGGCAACCTGCTCACGACGTCGACGAGTTTGCAGGCGCTGACCTGGATTTTCCAGATCATGCCGCTGTTCTTCTTCGCCGGCGCCGCGGCCACCGTGAACTCCTGGCAACCGGGCACCCCGTGGGGCGCCTGGCTGATGCGGCGCTGCCAGCGGCTGTTCCGACCCGTGTTCGCCTACCTGGCGTTCTGGGCGGTGACGTTGGCGGTGCTGGTGCATCTGCTGCCGGTACACGTCTACGAACCGATTGCCGGGATCTCGATCCAACTGCTCTGGTTCCTCGGGGCCTACGTGCTGATGCTGGCAGCCATGCCCATGCTGTACCGGATCACCAGCACCTGGCGGCTGGCCGCCGCGGTCACGCTGGTCTACCTGCTGGTGATGACGGTCGACGCGGTGCGGCTACACATGCCGGGTCTGGCAGTGCTGGGCTATCTGAACATGACGGCCTGGCTGATCCCCGGGATGTTCGGGGTGGCCTACCGTCGCGGGCTGGTCGACGGCCGGGGCGCGGCGAAACTCGGCATGGCGGTGCTGGCCGTCAACATAGCGCTGGTTCTCGGGCCCTACGAATTGAGCCTGGTGGGCATCGAGGGCCAGCGCCTGACCAACATGGCACCGCCGTCGCTGTTGATGGCCGGCCACGCAACGATGTTGTGCGCGTTCGCGATTGCCGCCGCACCGGCCATCAACCGGTGGGCGCAACGACCACGCGTCTGGTGGTGCGTCGCCATAGGGAATTCCGGTGCCATGACGCTGTACCTGTGGCACATGCCCGCACTGCTGCTGATGCACCTCGGCTTCAACCTGTCCGGCCTCTACCGCTACCCGGGTCAGCCGAATCTGTTGCTGCTCAGTGTCATTGCCCTGATCGTCATGGCCGCCCTGGTGGCAGGTGCGTTCTTGGCGCTACGGCCGCTGGAGAACAATCCGCTGCCGTTCTGGGACGCGCCGGTGTCGACGCGCAACAGTGCGTCAACGGGCCTGCTGCTGTGTTTGGCAGGTGCGGCGCTGCTGGTGTCGGTGAAGTGGGGCCTGAAGGGCGACGGCCTGTACTGCGTGGCGGTGATGCTGACCGCCTTGGCCTCAGCGCGGGTTCTCAGCCGCTCTTACGACGGAACTCACGGCGGTTCTCGACCGGACCGTGCTGCTTGGACTGCTTAG